A single Silvibacterium dinghuense DNA region contains:
- a CDS encoding ABC transporter permease → MSTLFQDIHYALRQARKQPGFTLIAVLTLALGVGAATAIFSVVDAVILRPLPYGQPERIFVPQTLSHQGYTQPFSLPSFKDFRAQNHVFAAVSGVSTRMGGANLETPSGPVALDWVQGSDDFFDVFDVAPLIGRGYRPGEDEPGKNDVAVLSYNVWQNNFGGRADILGQVLELNGHPYTCIGVMPAGFRYPLSVQHGIYTPLHPDPLIADQRGSHWLPAIGRLKPGITRLQAQADLDAVLNNLGRAYPDTDAGRREQLIGLSDMVSGKVSGTLWVLCAAVLAVLLIACVNVAGLLLARGVKRQREMVLRAAVGASRARILRQGLTESVVLAALGAAGGVFLSWLLLAAFRTFLIHAMQRGADVHVDVTVLLIALALSVSTSIAASLYPSLRLAGVEPSQALRSGGSAGTSRAHHSLRSVFIVSQVALSLVLLVVAGVLLRQVAGSSNTDLGFDGQHILAAEIDLSPGRYQNHNVWADFYQPMLERVNHLPGVRAAGIINLVPIQAWGWNTEIHVSGQPPTPANEITLAEDRYVSPGYFDALGIRLVQGRMLSPSLDIPTNKAQAIVVNQAFVKKFMPPGMNPEGQHIDDSDKADEKTRIVGEVTNVRQDLSQPSMPEMDYLYTELPAQYSDILMSTSLVVRTAGNPHTIIPALREVLHQIDPTLPFRAPETMDEIIADQLVMQRMATWLFGIFAGLAVLLAVIGLYGLISHEVEMGTRDIGVRMALGATRGSVLQMILRRVVVLLLIGVSGGLAIAYAAKQLIASVTVIDFGHQAWLLAGLAVAMLVTGLGAALLPARRAASIEPMVALRTE, encoded by the coding sequence ATGTCGACCCTATTTCAGGACATTCACTACGCTCTGCGCCAGGCCCGCAAACAGCCCGGCTTCACGCTGATCGCCGTCCTTACCCTCGCCCTCGGTGTCGGCGCGGCCACGGCCATCTTCTCGGTGGTCGATGCGGTGATCCTGCGCCCGCTGCCTTATGGGCAGCCGGAACGCATCTTCGTTCCCCAGACTCTTTCGCACCAGGGCTACACACAGCCATTTTCCTTGCCCAGTTTCAAGGATTTTCGCGCCCAGAACCACGTCTTCGCCGCCGTTTCCGGCGTCTCGACAAGGATGGGCGGCGCCAACCTGGAGACACCCTCCGGCCCTGTCGCCCTCGATTGGGTCCAAGGCTCGGATGATTTCTTCGACGTCTTCGACGTTGCGCCTCTCATCGGACGAGGTTATCGCCCAGGAGAAGACGAGCCAGGCAAAAACGATGTCGCCGTTCTCAGTTACAACGTGTGGCAGAACAACTTCGGAGGACGCGCCGACATCCTCGGGCAGGTCCTCGAGCTCAATGGGCATCCCTACACCTGCATCGGGGTGATGCCCGCCGGCTTCCGCTATCCGCTCAGCGTGCAGCATGGCATCTACACTCCGCTCCATCCCGATCCGCTCATCGCGGACCAGCGCGGCTCCCACTGGCTGCCCGCCATCGGCAGACTGAAGCCCGGAATTACTCGCCTGCAGGCTCAGGCAGACCTGGATGCCGTCCTCAACAATCTCGGCCGCGCTTATCCCGATACGGACGCCGGCCGTCGCGAACAGCTCATCGGCCTCTCGGACATGGTCTCGGGCAAGGTCTCCGGAACCCTGTGGGTGCTCTGTGCCGCCGTGCTCGCGGTACTGCTGATCGCCTGCGTCAATGTCGCCGGACTGCTTCTTGCCCGCGGCGTAAAGCGCCAGCGTGAGATGGTCCTGCGAGCCGCCGTCGGCGCCTCGCGCGCTCGCATTCTCCGGCAAGGGCTTACAGAAAGCGTGGTACTCGCCGCGCTCGGAGCCGCAGGTGGCGTCTTCCTTTCTTGGCTTCTGCTCGCCGCCTTTCGCACTTTCCTTATTCATGCCATGCAGCGCGGGGCCGACGTCCACGTGGACGTTACTGTCCTGCTGATCGCGCTTGCCCTGTCCGTCAGCACCAGCATTGCCGCCTCTCTTTACCCCTCGCTGCGTCTCGCCGGCGTCGAGCCCAGTCAGGCGCTGCGCAGCGGCGGCTCAGCCGGAACCTCGCGCGCCCATCACAGCCTGCGTTCCGTCTTCATCGTCTCGCAGGTGGCATTGTCGCTGGTCCTGCTGGTGGTGGCAGGGGTGCTCCTGCGCCAGGTGGCGGGCAGTAGCAATACCGACCTCGGCTTCGATGGACAGCACATCCTCGCAGCCGAAATCGACCTTTCTCCCGGGCGCTACCAGAACCACAACGTCTGGGCCGACTTCTACCAGCCCATGCTGGAACGCGTGAACCACCTGCCCGGCGTGCGTGCCGCCGGCATCATCAATCTCGTGCCCATCCAGGCCTGGGGCTGGAACACCGAGATTCACGTTTCCGGCCAACCGCCAACACCGGCGAACGAGATCACGCTCGCCGAGGATCGCTATGTTTCCCCGGGCTACTTCGATGCTCTCGGCATCCGCCTCGTACAGGGCCGCATGCTCTCACCCAGTCTTGACATCCCCACGAACAAGGCCCAGGCCATCGTCGTCAACCAGGCATTCGTCAAGAAGTTCATGCCTCCGGGCATGAACCCCGAGGGACAGCACATCGACGACAGCGATAAGGCTGACGAAAAAACGCGGATCGTCGGCGAGGTGACCAACGTCCGTCAGGATTTATCGCAGCCCTCCATGCCGGAGATGGACTATCTCTACACGGAACTGCCTGCGCAATACAGCGATATCCTGATGAGCACCAGCCTGGTGGTTCGCACCGCGGGCAATCCCCACACAATCATTCCCGCTCTGCGTGAAGTCCTTCATCAGATCGATCCCACTCTGCCCTTCCGTGCCCCAGAGACCATGGATGAGATCATCGCCGACCAGCTGGTCATGCAACGCATGGCGACCTGGCTCTTCGGCATCTTTGCCGGGCTGGCCGTGCTGCTGGCCGTCATTGGTCTCTACGGGCTCATCAGCCACGAGGTCGAGATGGGCACGCGCGATATCGGCGTGCGCATGGCGCTCGGCGCAACCCGGGGCTCTGTCCTGCAGATGATCCTGCGCCGCGTGGTCGTCCTGCTGCTCATCGGAGTGAGTGGAGGTCTTGCGATTGCCTACGCCGCGAAGCAGCTCATCGCCTCGGTCACGGTCATCGACTTCGGCCACCAGGCGTGGCTGCTTGCCGGTCTTGCTGTCGCCATGCTCGTCACCGGCCTCGGCGCTGCGCTGCTGCCCGCCCGGCGTGCTGCGTCGATCGAGCCGATGGTGGCGCTCAGGACGGAGTAG